The DNA region GCGCGCTCCGCCGCGGCGATCTTTCCCGCGAGCAGCGCCGCCGTGCCGATCCGGACCAGAAGGGCCGCGACGAGCCAGCTCCAGAAGCCACGCCAGCGCCGCCTTGAATCGCGGTCGGGCCCGTCCACGCTCACCGCTTCCTCCGTTCGGACCGACCCCGGCGCACGTCTGCCATGGGCGCGGAGAAGGTCATCCGATATTTCGAGAGATTCAGGTCGATGATCGTTCGATGCCAACGGCTTCCGCCGGGAACTTCCCGTGCCAGGCCCGGGCGATCATTTACGCTTCGCTGGATTGGCGGGATTCCCTGCATCGCCCGCGGCGAAGGAGGCTGGCGCGTCTCTCGCCGCCTTCCTTCCAAGGCCCCGGCCGACGGGCTCGTGCGTGGGGCCGGCCGCGAGACTCCGATCCGTCTGGCGCGCTTCGTCTGAAGGCGGGCCGATCGTTTCCACCTTCGGCCGCGGCGAGCTGTCGAACCGCAGACTCAGGACGTCGGGTCGCGAGTAATGCCCGGTGACGTCGAGGAGCAGGCGCTCCTCGACGAGCCGGCCGAGATCCAGCTCGGCGTAGAGAATCCCCTCTTCCTTCCACAGCGGCCCCGCCAGGTACTCGCCGTCCGGCGCGATAATGGCGCTGCCGCCCGATTGCAGCAGCTCGGGCGCGGCCGCGAGCTCTTCCCGCAGCTCGAACTCCGCCGGAAAGGACTGCTTGCGCATCACCGCGCAGACGGAGACGACGAAGACGCCGCCTTCGACGGCGGTGTTCCGGGCGTTCACCAGGAAGATCTCCCGGTCGTCCGCGTTCGGCGCCACGTGGATCTGCTCCTTCAGGTCGTAGAGGACGTAGCGCGCCAGCGGCATCCAGTTCTCCCAGCAGATCAAGCCGCCGATCCTGCCGGCCGCGGTCTCGAAGACGCTCAGCGTGCTGCCGTCGCCGGGGGCGTGAATCATCCTTTCATGGCTCGTGGGGACCAGCTTACGGTGCTTGCCGAGGATCTCGCCGCCGGATCCGATGAAGAGGATCG from Candidatus Polarisedimenticolia bacterium includes:
- a CDS encoding carbon-nitrogen hydrolase family protein, giving the protein MSEVFQTVKAAAVQAEPVVLDREATVDKACRLIAEAAGNGARLIVFPEMFIPCYVNSVVWGKGMASFGSDRAKRAWSRLWRNSVEIPSPATDCLGRAAKKAGAVVVMGLNEREAKPGSLYNTILFIGSGGEILGKHRKLVPTSHERMIHAPGDGSTLSVFETAAGRIGGLICWENWMPLARYVLYDLKEQIHVAPNADDREIFLVNARNTAVEGGVFVVSVCAVMRKQSFPAEFELREELAAAPELLQSGGSAIIAPDGEYLAGPLWKEEGILYAELDLGRLVEERLLLDVTGHYSRPDVLSLRFDSSPRPKVETIGPPSDEARQTDRSLAAGPTHEPVGRGLGRKAARDAPASFAAGDAGNPANPAKRK